The Pyrenophora tritici-repentis strain M4 chromosome 2, whole genome shotgun sequence genome window below encodes:
- a CDS encoding PAP1, Poly(A) polymerase: MAATDNSSTPTRMSITSYDTALCVIPPRSQCGYIDQLRELYDKAYGRWPPHINLVYPFVSPEHLPQAQQQIQDYLAGHRDSADPIDAALVQAGCFTQKNKYTVFLSEDGSNPPSPLESLRTMVLQALGQGPARSTLHLSIGQSQDNTMFSRSYLLEKARLLPELKFRVGTLAILVRERTTGSDATDHMHLYGTIDLGSSSDTCISPTSDYWVEPIHSDLKPTDSTEDNIDQSTRQDSVAYDRGVQAGSAYCFDDNEYKWSIYTDGDDSEYDVESLTVSSYNVLIDTEYPPTHDRDPSLVRTILSDSAMADILVLQEVSDDFLTYLLGDSEVQRRYPFASHGPPHQPDIGPLPSLRNIVILSRYAFSWKSVPFHRKHKGALVASFRGIFTSSPSASGTFVVAGVHLTAGLTDGAVAAKKSQMKNLTSYLERHHSTDSWIITGDFNLVTSTYTLNAALGDKSITEETVDALSSIEAAISDAGLLDAWSVARIEAVDQTAPSDGEVLYEGEEGATFDPQNNRLAAGTTTTSHDRPQRYDRILVRSQDVLSVARFNHFGLPEVVDGAQIFASDHYGVRTKLKITDGTVISSATGVEYMEKTIVEHKRVGTTLSESSSITSALAAHGMFPTDEQTRQHQDAFETFRQILLGTLDATEDSIQPEIPFVMVPVGSYALGVWTSDSDIDCLCIGTISSKTFFKLARQRIIKSDNRGVRILRKVEASTGTMLELSVNGVLMDLQYCPATQVVERWSEFRNIPASDPIFNLSLLSLRKLKPYRDLLYIQRTLPSLSSFRLAYRCIKLWAVQRGLYSAKFGFLGGVHITLMLSWICKRLAYDSGSASAADLVTSFFHHYGQFDWTNEMVYDVFFHKKRPRYNRSAREPMVVLGFHAPNSNIAHTSTVPGLQTLVKEFKAAGERLCEQGMTWDAFFGLGPTLSSVSSPSLGAAGFLETYHNFVKVDIQFWGRTLTKGKSLVGWVESRCISLIVEIHKTLPNSEVRIWPGRFTNNETSAADESRDYHGCYLIGLSKATNFTSVDAPDDKQAAKQALEKVIDRFLTQLRTDEKNYDSSNCWIDASLVRSRNVKELRLDSREWGEYAMEMESDSDDEEDLDEDEEDNEATKPQRAIPQRPKPTSTPLSKTKLRPASDVLNRLRWDPSLDPSDYIIGYEDRFLGAKETGLEKWKTEQTDEEFIPQHRILYFKKKGDDGNGEVVWERATRIDKIFGSGLGAGELKSR, from the exons ATGGCTGCTACCGACAATTCCTCGACACCGACACGAATGTCGATTACATCTTACGACACAGCCCTATGTGTTATTCCACCTAGGTCGCAATGCGGCTACATTGACCAATTGCGAGAACTCTACGACAAAGCTTATGGGAGATGGCCGCCGCATATCAACCTCGTATATCCCTTCGTTTCGCCCGAACATCTTCCACAAGCCCAACAACAAATTCAGGATTATCTGGCAGGACATCGCGACTCGGCTGATCCCATCGATGCGGCACTGGTTCAAGCGGGGTGCTTCACACAAAAGAACAAATATACCGTGTTCCTTTCAGAAGATGGCAGTAATCCACCTTCGCCTCTAGAGTCTTTGCGTACAATGGTTCTGCAAGCTTTAGGTCAGGGCCCTGCTCGATCTACTTTACACTTGAGCATCGGTCAATCGCAGGACAACACCATGTTTTCGCGATCGTACCTCCTGGAGAAGGCACGATTACTACCAGAACTCAAGTTTCGAGTTGGAACGCTTGCTATCTTAGTACGCGAACGAACAACTGGTTCGGATGCGACTGATCACATGCATCTTTACGGCACTATTGATCTTGGCTCTTCAAGCGATACCTGCATATCTCCCACTTCAGACTATTGGGTTGAACCCATCCATTCAGATCTGAAACCAACGGATTCAACAGAGGATAACATCGATCAGTCTACCCGACAAGACAGTGTAGCATACGATCGCGGCGTACAAGCTGGATCAGCTTACTGCTTCGATGACAACGAATACAAGTGGTCAATCTACACAGATGGAGATGACAGCGAATATGATGTGGAAAGCCTAACAGTCTCGAGCTATAACGTCTTGATAGATACCGAGTATCCACCAACACACGATCGCGACCCATCGCTTGTGCGTACCATACTATCTGATTCAGCAATGGCCGATATCCTGGTACTGCAGGAAGTTTCAGATGACTTTCTCACCTACCTACTGGGTGATTCGGAAGTTCAGCGGAGATACCCATTTGCCTCACATGGCCCACCCCATCAGCCCGATATTGGACCTCTTCCTAGTCTGAGGAACATCGTTATCCTCAGCCGCTATGCTTTCAGCTGGAAGTCTGTGCCTTTCCATCGCAAGCATAAAGGTGCTCTTGTCGCAAGCTTTAGGGGCATCTTCACATCTTCGCCTTCCGCATCAGGGACTTTTGTGGTTGCTGGTGTCCATTTGACTGCTGGTCTCACAGACGGAGCAGTCGCCGCCAAGAAATCTCAAATGAAGAATCTTACAAGCTATCTAGAGCGCCACCATAGCACCGATTCATGGATCATTACTGGGGACTTCAATCTTGTCACTTCGACATACACCCTCAACGCCGCTCTAGGGGATAAGTCTATCACCGAGGAAACTGTAGATGCCTTGTCTTCCATAGAGGCAGCTATCAGTGATGCTGGATTATTGGATGCATGGTCGGTCGCTCGAATTGAAGCAGTCGACCAGACAGCCCCCAGTGACGGTGAAGTTCTATACGAAGGTGAAGAAGGAGCTACCTTCGACCCACAAAACAACAGGCTTGCTGCAGGAACCACTACCACTTCGCATGATCGACCACAGCGCTATGACCGAATACTCGTCCGCTCACAAGACGTACTCAGCGTCGCCCGGTTCAATCATTTCGGGCTTCCTGAGGTTGTTGATGGTGCTCAGATCTTCGCTAGCGATCATTATGGAGTCAGAACAAAATTGAAGATTACTGACGGTACTGTGATCAGCAGCGCGACTGGCGTTGAATACATGGAGAAAACCATTGTTGAACATAAGCGAGTAGGCACGACCTTGTCGGAGTCGTCAAGTATAACTTCAGCGCTTGCGGCCCATGGCATGTTTCCGACTGATGAGCAGACAAGACAGCATCAGGATGCCTTCGAAACCTTCCGGCAGATCTTGCTCGGTACTCTGGACGCTACTGAGGATTCAATACAGCCTGAAATACCATTTGTGATGGTGCCAGTGGGCTCGTACGCATTGGGTGTTTGGACATCTGACTCAGACATTGATTGTCTTTGTATTGGAACCATCAGCTCCAAGACTTTCTTCAAACTTGCTCGGCAACGAATCATCAAGTCCGATAACCGGGGAGTGCGAATTTTGAGAAAGGTCGAAGCTAGCACTGGCACTATGCTTGAGCTTTCCGTCAACGGGGTATTGATGGATCTTCAATACTGTCCTGCAACACAAGTCGTCGAGAG GTGGTCTGAGTTCCGCAATATCCCAGCATCTGACCCTATCTTCAACCTTTCGCTCCTCTCACTTCGCAAGCTTAAACCGTACCGCGATTTACTATACATCCAGCGCACGCTACCATCCCTGTCCTCATTTCGCCTAGCATATCGCTGTATCAAGTTGTGGGCTGTTCAGCGTGGTCTCTACTCTGCAAAGTTTGGCTTCCTAGGTGGTGTTCACATTACGCTCATGCTCTCTTGGATCTGCAAGCGACTCGCGTACGATTCCGGTTCAGCCAGCGCCGCTGATCTGGTTACGAGCTTCTTCCATCACTATGGACAATTTGATTGGACGAACGAAATGGTCTACGATGTCTTTTTCCATAAGAAGAGGCCACGCTACAATCGTAGTGCAAGAGAGCCAATGGTGGTCCTAGGTTTCCATGCGCCAAACTCAAACATCGCGCACACGTCAACTGTGCCTGGCCTTCAAACATTAGTCAAGGAATTCAAGGCTGCAGGCGAACGGCTGTGCGAACAAGGGATGACATGGGATGCATTCTTTGGCCTAGGACCAACCTTGTCTTCAGTATCAAGCCCCTCGCTTGGAGCTGCTGGATTTCTGGAAACTTACCATAATTTTGTCAAGGTTGACATTCAGTTCTGGGGCCGTACTTTGACCAAGGGCAAGAGTTTGGTTGGTTGGGTTGAGTCACGATGCATCTCACTTATCGTGG AAATCCACAAGACATTGCCAAACTCCGAAGTACGGATCTGGCCAGGTCGGTTCACAAACAACGAAACGAGTGCTGCCGACGAAAGCAGAGACTACCACGGTTGTTACCTTATTGGTCTCTCGAAAGCCACCAATTTTACCTCTGTCGATGCTCCCGATGACAAGCAAGCGGCTAAGCAAGCCTTGGAGAAAGTGATCGACCGCTTCCTAACGCAACTCCGGACCGACGAGAAGAACTACGATTCGAGCAACTGCTGGATCGATGCCTCATTAGTAAGGTCCCGTAATGTTAAAGAGCTGCGGCTAGATTCCCGGGAGTGGGGTGAATACGCTATGGAGATGGAATCAGACTcagacgacgaggaagatctggacgaagatgaagaagacaATGAGGCCACCAAGCCTCAGCGTGCGATACCTCAACGCCCAAAGCCGACTTCAACCCCTCTCTCGAAGACCAAGTTACGCCCCG